A single genomic interval of Malania oleifera isolate guangnan ecotype guangnan chromosome 11, ASM2987363v1, whole genome shotgun sequence harbors:
- the LOC131168222 gene encoding ferredoxin-thioredoxin reductase catalytic chain, chloroplastic, with amino-acid sequence MTLPATSSSPACGVGMAAFVSPPRRLHQPRAVVRATVEPSSKSVEIMRKFSEQYARKSGTYFCIDKGVTSVVIKGLAEHKDSLGAPLCPCRHYDDKPAEAGQGFWNCPCVPMRERKECHCMLFLTRDNDFAGQDQTISSEEITEATTNM; translated from the exons ATGACTCTTCCGGCAACTTCCTCCTCCCCCGCCTGCGGCGTCGGCATGGCGGCCTTCGTTTCTCCTCCGAGGCGCCTCCATCAGCCCCGTGCTGTCGTCCGGGCCACAG TGGAACCTTCAAGCAAATCTGTTGAAATAATGAGGAAGTTCTCTGAGCAATACGCTCGTAAGTCTGGAACATATTTTTGCATTGACAAAGGTGTTACCTCTGTTGTTATTAAG GGTTTGGCGGAGCATAAAGATTCACTGGGTGCACCACTTTGCCCTTGTAG GCATTATGATGACAAACCTGCTGAAGCAGGGCAGGGCTTTTGGAATTGTCCATGTGTTCCCATGAGAGAGAG GAAGGAGTGCCACTGCATGCTTTTCCTCACACGAGATAATGATTTTGCTGGCCAGGACCAG ACCATCTCTTCGGAAGAGATCACAGAAGCGACAACAAATATGTAG